From Bacteroidota bacterium:
TGATATTCAGAGGCAATCGAGCTTATGTGCGGCAACTTCAGGAATTGAAAGTCTTCAAGTAAGCAATGAGATAAATGTATATCCAAATCCTTCAGCTGGAGATTTTCATATTTTAGTTAATGACAGAATGAAAGCTAACTATACAGTAACTGTTTATAGTGTGAATGCTAAAAAAATAGTTGAAAGTGAGTTTAAAGATGTTAAAGGAGAAATTGCAATATCACTACCATCTCTAGCTATTCAGGATGGATTTTATATTGTACGGGTCCTCTCAGATTCAGAAATTAAAACCTTTAAGTTGTTAATTTCAAACTAAAATTCATATAAATGCTACCAGCCCAACAAATACGCAAAAATCAGTGGAGCTACAATGGTTGCATCTGATTCGATGATATATTTTGGTGTATTGATATCCAATTTACCCCAGGTAATTTTTTCATTGGGTACAGCACCTGAATAAGATCCATAACTGGTAGTAGAGTCTGAAATCTGACAGAAATAATTCCAAAATGGCGTATCTGTTCTTTCCATATCCTGATAAAGCATGGGAACCACACAGATTGGGAAATCACCTGCAATACCACCACCAATTTGGAAGAAACCAATTTTATTATCCTGTGTATTCTCTGTATACCAATCAGCTAACCAGGTCATATATTCAATACCTGATTTCATGGTTGAGGGTTTAAGTTCTTTTTTTAAACAATAGGAGGCGAAAATATTTCCCATGGTTGAGTCTTCCCAACCCGGAACAACTATTGGAATGTTTTTTTCAGCAGCAGCCAACATCCAGCTATTTTTAGGATCAATTTCGTAGTATTGTTCCAAAACGCCTGAAAGTAACATCTTATACATATACTCATGAGGGAAATAGCGTTCATTATTCTGTTCAGCATTTTTCCAAATGTCGAAAATGTGTTGCTGTAAACGCCTGAAAGCTTCTTCTTCTGGAATACAGGTGTCTGTAACACGGTTGAGTCCTTTTTCAAGTAAATCCCATTCCTGCTGTGGAGATAAATCTCTGTATTCAGGAACTCTTTTGTAATGTGAATGCGCTACCATATTCATCAAATCTTCTTCGAGATTAGCACCAGTACAGGATATAATATGAACTTTATCTTGCCTAATCATTTCTGCTAATGATTTACCTAATTCAGCAGTACTCATAGCTCCTGCCAGAGTAATCATCATTTTATGACCTTCTTCCAATTGCTTTTCGTATCCTTTTGCAGCATCTACTAAAGCTGCTGAATTAAAGTGCTTGAAATGCTCAAGCATAAACTCAGTAATTTTTCCTTTATTTCCCATGTTCAAATTTGTATGATAAAAGTTTATAATAAAGCTTGGATACCAAAAATCCGGGTGCTTTTAATCCTCTAATAGGTGCAAATTCAACAATATCAAAGCCGACAACATTCTTTGTTTCAAAAACTTTTTTCAAATATTTTAGTGTACTATCCCAGTGCAAACCTCCCGGTTCTGGT
This genomic window contains:
- a CDS encoding deoxyhypusine synthase codes for the protein MGNKGKITEFMLEHFKHFNSAALVDAAKGYEKQLEEGHKMMITLAGAMSTAELGKSLAEMIRQDKVHIISCTGANLEEDLMNMVAHSHYKRVPEYRDLSPQQEWDLLEKGLNRVTDTCIPEEEAFRRLQQHIFDIWKNAEQNNERYFPHEYMYKMLLSGVLEQYYEIDPKNSWMLAAAEKNIPIVVPGWEDSTMGNIFASYCLKKELKPSTMKSGIEYMTWLADWYTENTQDNKIGFFQIGGGIAGDFPICVVPMLYQDMERTDTPFWNYFCQISDSTTSYGSYSGAVPNEKITWGKLDINTPKYIIESDATIVAPLIFAYLLGW